A single Zootoca vivipara chromosome 1, rZooViv1.1, whole genome shotgun sequence DNA region contains:
- the CDK5R2 gene encoding cyclin-dependent kinase 5 activator 2 — MGTVLSLSPSAPGKGGGGVLAEKAAPGRAHGKGESRLKRPGVLISALTWKRLVAASAKKKKNAKKVTPKPGSAGAPDPLVQQRNRENARKSQPDGAKQGPLAVPVPTVPASAQEGGKQPPPPPPPPLPSNRAAAPGSPRRVIVQASTGELLRCLGDFVCRRCYRLKELSPGEVIGWFRSVDRSLLLQGWQDQGFITPANLVFVYLLCREALQGDQVGSQAELQASFLTCLYLAYSYMGNEISYPLKPFLVEGDKERFWDRCLAIIQGLSAKMLQINADPHFFTQVFQDLKNESEGAPTKDSGSNKHWTISLDR, encoded by the coding sequence ATGGGGACGGTGCTGTCGCTGTCGCCCAGCGCGCCGGGgaagggcggcggcggcgtccTGGCCGAGAAGGCGGCCCCGGGCCGGGCGCACGGCAAGGGCGAGAGCCGCCTGAAGCGGCCGGGCGTGCTGATCTCGGCGCTCACCTGGAAGCGCCTGGTGGCCGCCTcggccaagaagaagaagaacgccAAGAAGGTGACGCCCAAGCCGGGCTCCGCGGGCGCGCCCGACCCCTTGGTGCAGCAGCGCAACCGCGAGAACGCGCGCAAGTCCCAGCCCGACGGCGCCAAGCAGGGGCCCTTGGCCGTACCGGTGCCCACCGTGCCCGCCTCCGCCCAGGAGGGCGGGAAGCAGCCGCCTCCACCGCCACCCCCGCCGCTGCCCAGCAACCGCGCCGCCGCCCCCGGCTCCCCGCGGCGGGTGATCGTGCAGGCTTCGACGGGCGAGCTGCTCCGCTGCCTGGGAGACTTCGTGTGCCGCCGCTGCTACCGCCTCAAGGAGCTGAGTCCCGGCGAGGTCATCGGCTGGTTCCGCAGCGTGGACCGCTCGCTGCTGCTGCAGGGCTGGCAGGACCAGGGCTTCATCACGCCGGCCAACCTGGTCTTCGTGTACCTGCTGTGCCGCGAGGCGCTGCAGGGCGACCAGGTGGGCAGCCAGGCGGAGCTGCAGGCCTCCTTTCTCACCTGCCTCTACCTGGCCTACTCCTACATGGGCAACGAGATCTCCTACCCGCTCAAGCCCTTTCTGGTGGAGGGCGACAAGGAGCGCTTTTGGGACCGCTGCCTCGCTATCATCCAGGGCCTGAGCGCCAAGATGCTGCAGATCAACGCCGATCCTCACTTCTTCAcgcaggtcttccaggacctcAAGAACGAGAGCGAGGGTGCGCCAACAAAGGACTCCGGCTCCAACAAACACTGGACTATCAGCCTGGACCGCTAG
- the LOC118082458 gene encoding A-kinase anchor protein 4-like: protein MAQEVDWLSSQAGVCKINLYSPNTHKDQERKVICFVDVANLNSKERDVATGPSKNTSDPANELDLVNMEEREIIIIKDNEQNSYFNTEGAVCLFKQGSIDDDNIVGWLNNDLQKYAVGFQQALTSLKTPRKRVLDLASRNNNNTSSSAGSEGGNSDDIAYYANKLCNLVVEMTRKEIKEKWESTGKCTRHIIGNRNKANAAENMERCKTPPEISIKRDDPFSCDNDFKQHEAMYMDKERKDDMASINKGMMVYANQVASDMMLSFLKTMRVQKGRHPPPACAVLKEVLMKHTREIVSDLIDSSMKNLHNITGALMTDSDFVCGLKRNLYKAGTQKTAEILEVMVKRLFKLILGDDKQYRAQNFAFATYKAGGARGHCSQGMQFASMKRESCDYGKERAGGSCPRKHFPAGTKVPDKQSLDLYAKELLVTALQQIQQHLLEKNKDCRPRDCNTSSYGYIPRDYDRAEGSCGPKFRSCDRKADPCHSDSMKDKGQLIMSMVQKILDEAGLNLDENCGDKNRG from the coding sequence ATGGCACAGGAAGTTGACTGGCTCAGCAGCCAGGCTGGTGTGTGCAAGATAAACCTCTACAGCCCTAATACACATAAAGACCAGGAACGTAAAGTGATTTGCTTTGTTGATGTTGCCAACCTGAACTCAAAGGAGAGAGATGTAGCTACTGGCCCATCCAAGAACACCTCTGACCCTGCCAATGAGCTGGACTTGGTGAATATGGAAGAGAGGGAGATCATCATAATCAAGGACAATGAGCAAAACAGCTACTTTAATACTGAGGGAGCAGTTTGCCTTTTCAAGCAAGGCTCCATTGATGACGACAATATTGTCGGCTGGCTCAACAATGACCTCCAGAAATATGCAGTTGGATTCCAGCAAGCGCTGACATCCTTAAAAACGCCTCGAAAGAGGGTGCTTGACTTGGCatccaggaacaacaacaacacttcttcCAGCGCCGGTAGTGAGGGAGGGAATTCAGATGACATTGCCTATTACGCCAATAAGCTCTGCAACTTAGTTGTTGAAATGACACGCAAGGAGATCAAGGAGAAATGGGAAAGCACAGGGAAATGCACCCGCCATATCATTGGCAACAGGAACAAGGCAAATGCAGCTGAGAATATGGAACGATGCAAGACACCTCCAGAAATATCTATCAAGAGGGACGACCCATTTTCATGTGACAACGACTTCAAGCAACACGAAGCCATGTATATGGACAAAGAAAGGAAAGATGACATGGCTTCCATAAACAAAGGGATGATGGTGTATGCAAATCAGGTTGCTTCAGACATGATGCTGTCTTTCCTGAAGACCATGAGAGTCCAGAAAGGTAGGCACCCTCCGCCAGCATGTGCCGTTTTGAAAGAGGTACTTATGAAGCACACCAGGGAAATCGTATCAGACTTAATAGACTCCTCCATGAAAAACCTGCACAACATCACAGGGGCGCTCATGACAGACTCTGATTTTGTCTGTGGACTGAAGAGGAACCTTTACAAGGCTGGAACCCAGAAGACCGCAGAGATTTTGGAAGTCATGGTGAAGCGCTTGTTTAAACTCATCTTGGGAGATGATAAGCAGTACAGAGCTCAAAACTTCGCCTTTGCAACCTATAAAGCAGGGGGGGCCCGGGGCCATTGCAGTCAGGGCATGCAGTTTGCATCCATGAAAAGGGAGTCTTGTGACTATGGAAAGGAAAGAGCAGGTGGCTCATGCCCAAGGAAACATTTTCCAGCAGGAACCAAGGTGCCGGACAAGCAATCCCTGGATCTGTATGCCAAAGAGCTTCTGGTAACAGCACTGCAGCAGATACAGCAGCACCTGCTGGAAAAGAACAAAGACTGTAGACCTCGTGATTGCAACACCTCCTCATATGGCTACATTCCCCGTGACTATGACAGGGCAGaggggagctgtggtccaaaattCAGGTCATGCGACAGAAAAGCAGACCCCTGCCATTCGGACAGCATGAAAGATAAAGGACAACTCATAATGTCCATGGTCCAGAAGATTTTGGACGAGGCTGGCTTAAATCTAGATGAGAACTGTGGGGACAAAAACAGGGGATAG